Within the Mucilaginibacter sp. CSA2-8R genome, the region TTTAAAAATCAATAAATGGAACGAACAAAAATAAAAACCGTAATTGTTGGCGGCGGCTTTGGTGGCATTAATGTAGCCCAACAACTTTTAAAAAAATCTGACAACGTTGACGTTACTCTCGTTGACCGTAACAATTATAATTTCTTCCCTCCCCTGCTTTACCAGGTTGCAACAGGCTTTTTAGATATTTCGAACATCAGCTACCCTTATCGCAGGTTGTTTAGAGATCAACCTAATTTTAACTTCCAGATGGGTGAATTACTATCTATTCAGCCTGAAGAAAATAAAATATTGCTGTCTACCGGCGAGATACATTACGACAATCTCATCATAGCAACCGGTACTACCAGCAATTACTTTGGCATGCAAAACATTGAAAGAAATGCATTGCCGATGAAAACGATTGATGACGCCGTTGCTTTAAAAAATACTTTGCTGCAAAGGCTTGAAGATGCCACATTAACCAAAGACGAGGCAGAGCGTAAAAGACTAACCACTATTGTTGTAGCAGGTGGTGGCCCTACCGGTGTTGAGGTTGCAGGTATGTTAGCCGAACTACGCCAAAACATTTTTAAGAAAGATTACCCTGAGCTGGCGGCTTTGCCATTTGATATTTACTTGATTGATGGCTTACCTACGTTGCTGACGCCAATGAGCAAAAAATCTCAGGAGTATACTCATAAATCGTTAACGGCAATGGGTGTAAATATCAAACTAAACAAAAAGGTAGTTGATTTTAAAAACGACCGGGTATCTTTTGATGACGGCGAAAGCATTGAAACCAAGAACTTGATTTGGTCTGCCGGGGTTACTTCTCAGCGCTTTGAAGGCATGCCTGCCGAAAGCTACGGTCGCGGCAATCGGTTACTGGTTGATGCCTTTAACAAGGTGCAAGGCCAGGGTAATATTTACGCCATTGGCGATAACTGTCTGCAAACTACAGATACGGCTTTCCCGAACGGACACCCGCAGGTAGCGCAGGTAGCTATACAGCAAGGCGCTAATTTGGCTCAAAACATTGTTGCTACCTTAAAAAGCGGCCAGCAAAAGCCGTTTACTTATCATGATAAAGGCTCGATGGCTATTATTGGCCGTAACAAGGCAGTTACCGATTTACCAAAACCGGCACTACACATGAACGGTTTTATGGCTTGGTTAATGTGGCTGTTTGTGCATCTCATTAGCTTGGTTAACTTCCGTAACAAACTTAAAACCGCTTACAACTGGGTTGCAGCTTACTTAACCAAAGATCAGCACCTGCGCATGATTGTAAAATCGAACGTAAAACGTGAGCAGGATGTAGATTACTTTATGTAAAGTATGATTATATCAGGCATCAAGCCTATAAATGCAGAAAGCCTTTGATATACTCAAAGGCTTTCTGCATTTATAAGAACTACTAATTACCATCTGCGGTAAGCAGTGCGATATACACGGCTATAACGCGGACGGCCCTCGTAACGGGTATAATATCCATTGTTATATCCGGTGCGGTAAGCTACCTGTCTTCTTTCTACTGTTCTGCGGTGCTCATTACCAACAATGTAACCACCACCGGCACCTACGGCTGCTCCAATAAGCGCACCTTTTAAGTTATGGCCTATCAGCCCACCCAATAACGCACCACCTGCACCGCCAATAATAGCACCTTTAGCTTGTGAGCTCATGCGACGCTGCGCTTGCACATTTACCGTGCTTAATAATACGGGAATAATCAGGGCTAAAACAAAAACTATCTTTTTCATAATCGTGTATTTTTAGTGTGTTTATACAATATCAGATGCTGGTAAAGACGAAAGGTTTAATTAATAATACACACTCCAGTTATCTTATAATTAAAATACTGATAATGAACAAATAATATTTAGAGCACGTAATAGGTTAGCAAGGTTTGTGGTGTAAAAAAACAGCTTTATTGTCATTAAAAACCGATCATATACGATAACTTGTAACTATAAAAACTTATTTTTACATACCTAATTAAATTACGTTGATGACCAAGGCAGGCTTTGCAGCCATTCTTAAAAAATGGATTGGTACAATAGATGAATTTCCGCTCAACGTGCGGATTTTTCATGCTGTCTGCCTTATATCTATTGTGGCTTTAGCTTACAACATTCCGTTTAATTATTACATTAATTTACCGCTGATATCTTTAATAAGTGCAATTTCACTTATTGTATTTGCTACTACTTACTACCTGTCGCGTATTTTAAAAAAAACCGGAATAGCGCTGATTATTTTTTGCGTTACCGGCAACCTGTTGTTTGTGGGCAACTTCTTTCTTAACTCAGGTGTAAACGGACCCACAGATATCTTTTTTATACTGACCATGACGTTAATGACGGCTATTGTTCCGGTAAATCAGTATACAATATGGATTCCGGTTAATATTATTATCGTTGCAACGCTGCATTGGATCCAGTTTAACCATCCGGATTTGATACCGCAGACTTATATTAATAACAAAGAACGTTATCTGGATTTAACATCGGCTTACCTGAGTGTAACCGGCGTAACCGTGGTAGGATATTTCATCATCCGCAAAAATTATGATGCCGAAAGATTTATAGCTAACCACCGGGCTAAAATGCTGAATGTGCTGAATGACGAAAAAAACAAGTTATTCTCGATAGTGGCACATGATTTACGCAGCCCATTAAGTAATATTCAAAACTACCTGGAGTTATTGAGCGACGGTGATATTGATGATGAGGAAGCTTTATTGATTAACAAGAGCCTACTGCAATCTACCCGCAGTACTTTAGACATGCTTAATAACGTACTGGTATGGTCTAAAAACCAGATGGACGGGCTCAACGTTGAATTGAAAACACTTAACGTGCATCAATGCCTGGCCTCGCAGCTGTCGTTATTTAAAAACATTGCAGCCCGCAAAAACATCTCTTTAGATGTTTTTATTCCGCAGCATATACAGGTTAAGGGCAGCGCAGATTTATTGCAATTAGTGATACGTAACCTGGTAAATAACGCTATTAAATTTACAACTGAGGGAGGTCGGGTAATGGTAAGCGCCCGTACCGAAGGGGCAAACTGCCTGCTTATGGTAAAAGACAGCGGTATGGGCCAACCTATAAAATTGAGTGATGATATTTTTCTTTTAACCGGGTCATCACAGCTAGGTACTGCCAATGAAAAAGGCGTTGGCTTAGGCCTGGTGCTATGTAAAGAATACACTGCCGCACAAAACGGAAAAATCTGGTTTCATTGTGATAGTATAAGCGGCACTACTTTTTTCGTGCAATTGCCGACAGCTTCTGTACAAGAAAAAGGAGCTGAAATACCCTTGCTAGCTAATAGTATTTAGTATTTACTGAGCAATCCCTTCAAGTTGTCTTTACGGCTATCTGGCTAAATAACCTTTATTTTGCATAATGGAAGACTTACGGCTTTCTGAACACGAAGCAAGACGAGTTATTTTGAACGCCGCCGGCTTAGCACGTCGCG harbors:
- a CDS encoding YMGG-like glycine zipper-containing protein, which produces MKKIVFVLALIIPVLLSTVNVQAQRRMSSQAKGAIIGGAGGALLGGLIGHNLKGALIGAAVGAGGGYIVGNEHRRTVERRQVAYRTGYNNGYYTRYEGRPRYSRVYRTAYRRW
- a CDS encoding HAMP domain-containing sensor histidine kinase; the encoded protein is MTKAGFAAILKKWIGTIDEFPLNVRIFHAVCLISIVALAYNIPFNYYINLPLISLISAISLIVFATTYYLSRILKKTGIALIIFCVTGNLLFVGNFFLNSGVNGPTDIFFILTMTLMTAIVPVNQYTIWIPVNIIIVATLHWIQFNHPDLIPQTYINNKERYLDLTSAYLSVTGVTVVGYFIIRKNYDAERFIANHRAKMLNVLNDEKNKLFSIVAHDLRSPLSNIQNYLELLSDGDIDDEEALLINKSLLQSTRSTLDMLNNVLVWSKNQMDGLNVELKTLNVHQCLASQLSLFKNIAARKNISLDVFIPQHIQVKGSADLLQLVIRNLVNNAIKFTTEGGRVMVSARTEGANCLLMVKDSGMGQPIKLSDDIFLLTGSSQLGTANEKGVGLGLVLCKEYTAAQNGKIWFHCDSISGTTFFVQLPTASVQEKGAEIPLLANSI
- a CDS encoding NAD(P)/FAD-dependent oxidoreductase encodes the protein MERTKIKTVIVGGGFGGINVAQQLLKKSDNVDVTLVDRNNYNFFPPLLYQVATGFLDISNISYPYRRLFRDQPNFNFQMGELLSIQPEENKILLSTGEIHYDNLIIATGTTSNYFGMQNIERNALPMKTIDDAVALKNTLLQRLEDATLTKDEAERKRLTTIVVAGGGPTGVEVAGMLAELRQNIFKKDYPELAALPFDIYLIDGLPTLLTPMSKKSQEYTHKSLTAMGVNIKLNKKVVDFKNDRVSFDDGESIETKNLIWSAGVTSQRFEGMPAESYGRGNRLLVDAFNKVQGQGNIYAIGDNCLQTTDTAFPNGHPQVAQVAIQQGANLAQNIVATLKSGQQKPFTYHDKGSMAIIGRNKAVTDLPKPALHMNGFMAWLMWLFVHLISLVNFRNKLKTAYNWVAAYLTKDQHLRMIVKSNVKREQDVDYFM